Proteins from a genomic interval of Colletotrichum higginsianum IMI 349063 chromosome 6, whole genome shotgun sequence:
- a CDS encoding Upf0052 domain containing protein: MAAPPRRRKIGHRRRIEDEEDGEGGPDQLELDDDSLTEGSVISDDHDHGNDSDTSNIDEASPVTPNPRKSAGNGSAKPAARNASTLGPQRANKAVADADEMLQGLSVNDHPELAQQGQLDAATSPPKSSAPLIVSSHSSRPTEPVNERRRREHEEYKRRRDEDPAFVPNRGAFFMHDHRHAGPAANGFRPFGRGRGRGRGGGIGGPYAPMKYAQQELSRRHPANPSSQLHSPTDPLTSGQWAHDMHEAVTEPPPSRQPRHLPVDTEGPANGNGFIPTCPSNPTPINRTLSTERHIGNVQVRVSLPAVGRAPSAFGMPVKQYTKLPDHRPPLRRDKPVRISLPDNPPKYIFPAVDRSFIFIPRAMRPNQQRTRGKPRSGGLGSIGGFSRRTSVFGGSYYGSAYSPSVALSRRSSLAPDGRDYLFSPTGSVMSRAPIPVENPRPVVRLPPANYPNQPFVGQDSYPMHMPMQPNEPSINDLPQPQTHPLPQKPAFQENRSNQIPMHQPRPQKAVSVTNIESPTLNQGPQAFQQAFHQQVPVQVSNGHPQDGHSRQPSYPTQHSTGTPLSQIPERAIHAAPFQPNSFQQQSFYNQPYPMMQQQQQPYYYPGQYSGNNMAPSATAPSFVPSGQPGQGQGFPQQAQSDTVAAQANGQPPNGPNLVAQEVNGMVYYYDAIQMPPMNAYQGYQAPPPQFGSGVGNMGGMVTPSPDGFYYQQPAPGMVYYSQ; this comes from the coding sequence ATGGCAGCCCCTCCTCGACGTAGAAAGATTGGTCATAGAAGACgcatcgaggacgaggaagacggagaaggtGGTCCAGaccagctcgagctcgatgaCGACTCTCTGACCGAGGGTTCCGTCATCAGCGATGACCACGATCACGGTAACGACAGCGATACCAGCAACATTGATGAGGCTTCTCCTGTCACCCCCAACCCTAGGAAGTCGGCTGGAAATGGAAGTGCGAAGCCTGCTGCCCGGAATGCCTCGACCTTGGGTCCCCAGAGGGCCAACAAGGCTGTGGCTGATGCCGACGAGATGCTCCAAGGTCTATCTGTCAACGACCATCCCGAGCTCGCCCAGCAGGGGCAGCTCGATGCCGCTACATCCCCGCCCAAGTCGTCTGCCCCTCTCATCGTGAGCTCCCACTCGTCTCGCCCGACTGAGCCCGTCAAtgaacgtcgtcgtcgggagCACGAGGAATACAAACGGAGAAGGGATGAGGACCCCGCCTTCGTTCCCAACAGAGGGGCCTTCTTCATGCACGACCATCGCCATGCCGGTCCTGCTGCCAATGGCTTCCGACCGTTCGggagaggacgaggccgtggccgcggTGGAGGCATCGGCGGCCCTTACGCACCGATGAAGTACGCCCAACAAGAGCTTTCTCGTCGTCACCCGGCTAACCCGAGCAGCCAACTGCACAGCCCGACCGATCCCCTAACGAGTGGCCAGTGGGCACATGATATGCACGAGGCCGTCACCGAACCCCCGCCCTCGAGGCAACCCAGGCACTTGCCCGTTGATACTGAAGGTCCCGCCAACGGTAATGGCTTTATCCCAACCTGCCCGTCCAATCCCACCCCTATCAACAGGACACTGTCAACCGAACGACACATCGGCAACGTGCAGGTCAGGGTGTCCCTCCCCGCCGTCGGCAGAGCTCCGTCCGCCTTTGGAATGCCCGTCAAACAGTACACCAAGCTTCCGGATCACCGACCTCCCCTTCGTCGTGACAAGCCTGTTCGCATCTCCTTGCCCGACAACCCGCCCAAGTACATCTTCCCTGCCGTCGACCGCTCCTTTATCTTCATCCCCCGTGCGATGCGACCCAATCAGCAGCGGACGCGAGGCAAACCTCGTTCCGGTGGTCTCGGCTCCATCGGTGGGTTCTCTAGACGGACCAGCGTCTTCGGCGGAAGCTACTACGGCAGTGCCTATTCTCCCAGCGTTGCCCTTAGTCGGCGCTCCTCACTAGCACCGGACGGACGGGACTATCTGTTCTCGCCCACGGGCTCCGTCATGTCGCGAGCTCCGATTCCTGTCGAGAACCCCCGGCCGGTCGTCCGCCTGCCGCCTGCGAACTACCCTAACCAGCCATTCGTCGGGCAGGACAGCTACCCCATGCACATGCCGATGCAGCCGAATGAGCCGTCCATCAACGAtttgccgcagccgcagacGCACCCGTTGCCCCAAAAGCCTGCCTTCCAGGAGAACCGCTCGAACCAGATACCCATGCACCAGCCTCGTCCTCAAAAGGCCGTCTCGGTCACCAATATCGAATCGCCGACCCTCAACCAAGGCCCGCAAGCCTTCCAGCAAGCATTCCACCAGCAGGTCCCCGTGCAGGTCTCCAATGGCCATCCTCAGGACGGCCACTCACGGCAGCCGTCATACCCCACGCAGCATTCCACCGGCACACCTTTATCCCAAATCCCGGAGAGGGCCATTCATGCTGCCCCTTTCCAGCCGAACAGCTTCCAGCAACAGAGCTTCTACAACCAGCCCTACCCCatgatgcagcagcagcaacagccaTATTACTATCCCGGACAGTACAGCGGCAACAACATGGCTCCGTCAGCCACGGCTCCGTCGTTCGTTCCTTCAGGACAGCCGGGCCAGGGCCAGGGTTTCCCTCAACAAGCCCAGTCGGACACTGTGGCTGCGCAAGCAAACGGACAGCCACCCAACGGACCCAACTTGGTAGCACAAGAGGTCAACGGCATGGTATACTACTACGATGCCATTCAGATGCCGCCCATGAACGCCTACCAGGGTTACCAGGCCCCGCCTCCACAGTTTGGCTCTGGTGTCGGCAACATGGGTGGCATGGTGACGCCGAGCCCCGACGGGTTCTACTACCAACAACCAGCCCCTGGCATGGTGTACTACTCGCAATAG
- a CDS encoding Zz type zinc finger domain-containing protein yields the protein MATSSATSPDTQVTLKINFDGMTRRHKLPLRDMGPSTLEDRVRSLLALSSDANVVLERYSDSAGSYITLDKQNVSVYKQLYRAAKAKQKLKLRVSKLSEEKMAPRPVSVEDVPEPSTPKIEEEQKPEAAMAQPLVDLRQSSELDLEPKKELPTTDTGLDFEASILASLMSRHARINDEETPAASADIPVSEGITARNQWFANVAAAESAPQRASWGRCPALMHPNTNFAVCCNSCDQTVPDAHYHCSTCDDGDFDLCQNCVDQGITCYGADHWLIKRVVKNGQIMNSTTETIAPKPKAKVEEPAQLPAKVPANISELLRPVFNSAMYSMRTCNCCVTELPESSFLHCTACEDFDLCHACFEKDLHGHNPKHPFVTAVEGTHVPSHIQVKLAPGRNQSHNAICDGCDKYITGVRHKCLDCPDWDYCADCIVNSKFVHPNHRFVPIYEPLEEVRSRALARSTHFGICCDGPLCARAHSAPTYIAGVRYKCTVCHDTDFCANCEASPANTHNKTHPLVKFKTPVRHVTVTTTGERGDGQRMQQMGDRNVRRTSSRSTETTANASINVPQTVVDVKPTEPAVKQEAVEEISEPAPKPIIKEEVVDKTPEPELEVKKEIVEEKPTPIVEKALTEQDLQAVFVRDTVADGTGLPPNHVFEQTWVLRNDGDVAWPAGCSVKFVGGDYMGHVDSNHPAGISELVSASESTVCYAPLAPGQEFAFNVLLRTPAREGKIISYWRLTTKDGLKFGHRLWCDVSVQIPKPIAEEPKEESEESKESHVEMQSSNMIFPKLEKESPVSSIYQEVKSEFVPTTSSEAEEFEDCGEEDEWDASDDGFMTDEEYDILDASDEEFLEEQQRRLRK from the exons ATGGCGACCTCATCAGCAACATCGCCAGACACGCAGGTCACCTTGAAGATCAACTTCGACGGCATGACTCGTCGTCACAAGCTTCCGCTGCGTGACATGGGGCCCAGCACCCTTGAGGATAGA GTCCGCTCTCTCCTTGCTCTCTCTTCTGACGCCAACGTCGTCCTTGAGAGATATTCTGACTCGGCTGGTTCGTACATCACCCTCGACAAGCAAAACGTATCAGTCTACAAGCAACTTTACCGAGCCGCCAAGGCAAAGCAAAAGCTCAAGCTCCGCGTCTCCAAGCTGTCCGAGGAGAAAATGGCTCCAAGGCCTGTGTCCGTGGAGGATGTCCCAGAGCCCAGCACTCccaagatcgaggaggaACAGAAGCCCGAAGCTGCTATGGCACAGCCCCTGGTCGACCTGAGGCAATCTAGCGAGCTCGACTTAGAGCCCAAGAAGGAACTGCCGACTACCGACACTGGCCTTGACTTTGAGGCTTCCATCCTCGCCTCTCTCATGAGCAGACACGCCAGAATCAACGACGAAGAGACGCCGGCAGCCTCGGCCGATATCCCCGTTTCTGAGGGCATCACGGCTCGTAACCAGTGGTTTGCTAAcgtcgccgctgctgagAGCGCACCCCAACGCGCTTCTTGGGGTCGTTGCCCCGCTTTGATGCACCCCAACACCAACTTCGCCGTGTGCTGCAACAGCTGCGACCAGACAGTTCCCGATGCTCACTACCACTGCTCTACCTGCGACGATGGTGATTTCGACCTGTGCCAAAATTGCGTCGACCAAGGCATCACTTGCTACGGCGCCGATCACTGGCTCATCAAGAGAGTTGTCAAGAACGGTCAAATCATGAACAGCACCACGGAGACGATTGCTCCCAAGCCCAAGGCTAAAGTTGAGGAGCCTGCACAACTGCCTGCCAAGGTGCCCGCCAATATCAGTGAACTCCTCCGTCCCGTGTTCAACAGCGCGATGTATAGCATGCGCACTTGCAACTGCTGTGTGACGGAGCTGCCCGAGTCCAGCTTCCTTCACTGCACAGCTTGCGAGGACTTCGATCTGTGCCACGCATGCTTCGAAAAGGACCTTCATGGCCACAACCCCAAACACCCCTTCGTCACCGCCGTTGAGGGGACTCATGTCCCCAGCCACATTCAGGTTAAGTTGGCCCCCGGCCGTAACCAGAGCCACAACGCCATTTGCGACGGCTGCGACAAGTACATCACTGGCGTCCGCCACAAGTGCCTCGACTGCCCTGACTGGGACTACTGCGCGGACTGCATCGTGAACTCCAAGTTCGTTCACCCTAATCACCGCTTCGTTCCCATTTACGAGCCTCTCGAGGAGGTCCGCAGCCGCGCCCTGGCCCGTTCTACCCACTTTGGCATTTGCTGCGACGGCCCTCTGTGCGCCCGCGCCCACAGTGCACCGACCTACATTGCCGGTGTTCGATACAAGTGCACCGTGTGCCACGACACCGACTTTTGCGCTAACTGCGAGGCTAGTCCTGCTAACACTCACAACAAGACGCACCCTCTTGTCAAATTCAAAACGCCAGTCCGTCACGTCACTGTTACCACCACTGGCGAGCGGGGTGATGGCCAGCGTATGCAGCAGATGGGTGACCGCAACGTTCGTCGCACTAGCTCCCGCTCCACAGAGACTACTGCGAACGCTTCTATCAACGTTCCTCAGACTGTCGTCGATGTGAAGCCCACGGAGCCGGCAGTCAAGCAGGAGGCCGTTGAGGAGATTTCCGAGCCCGCTCCCAAGCCCAtcatcaaggaggaggttgtcGACAAGACACCTGAGCCCGAGCTTGAGGTCAAGAAAGAGATCGTTGAGGAGAAGCCTACTCCCATTGTCGAAAAGGCTCTTACCGAGCAAGATCTTCAGGCAGTATTTGTCCGTGACACGGTCGCCGATGGTACCGGCCTCCCACCCAACCACGTGTTCGAGCAAACCTGGGTTCTCCGCAACGATGGCGACGTTGCGTGGCCCGCCGGATGTTCTGTCAAGTTCGTCGGGGGCGACTACATGGGCCACGTCGATTCGAACCACCCTGCCGGCATCTCCGAGCTCGTCTCTGCTTCCGAGTCCACCGTCTGCTATGCGCCTCTCGCCCCTGGTCAGGAGTTCGCCTTCAATGTTTTGCTGCGCACGCCTGCCCGTGAGGGTAAGATCATCTCCTACTGGCGCCTGACGACTAAGGATGGTCTCAAGTTTGGCCACAGGCTGTGGTGTGATGTCAGCGTGCAGATCCCCAAGCCTATCGCTGAGGAGCCTAAGGAGGAGAGTGAAGAGTCTAAGGAATCTCATGTGGAGATGCAGAGCAGCAACATGATCTTCCCTAAGCTTGAGAAGGAATCGCCGGTGTCCAGCATCTACCAGGAGGTCAAGTCTGAGTTCGTCCCCACCACCAGCTCCGAGGCGGAAGAGTTTGAGGATTGTGGTGAGGAAGACGAGTGGGATGCCTCTGATGATGGCTTCATGACTGACGAGGAGTacgacatcctcgacgcctcggacgaggagttCCTTGAGGAGCAGCAGCGCAGGCTGAGGAAGTGA